Proteins encoded together in one Riemerella anatipestifer window:
- a CDS encoding phage holin family protein codes for MISEIFNQNYDRLYTQFFQISLIWIAVLLAIIVDFGFGLKKAKEMGEATTSEGYRRTINKFVYYYSMMFFALIFDFLDVITPTILPFPLSLTPLFSVFCAVALIFTEAKSVREKAEDKVRRRADKSFAELLEVLQKREDIVSQIFEHLKQQKNNENNSTTNS; via the coding sequence ATGATTTCAGAGATTTTTAATCAGAATTACGATAGGTTATACACACAATTTTTTCAAATATCATTGATTTGGATTGCGGTGCTTCTTGCTATTATTGTGGATTTCGGCTTCGGCTTGAAAAAAGCCAAAGAAATGGGAGAGGCAACGACTTCCGAAGGATACCGAAGAACCATAAACAAATTCGTCTATTATTATTCGATGATGTTTTTCGCGTTAATATTCGATTTTTTAGATGTCATCACCCCAACTATTCTGCCTTTTCCTCTATCGCTGACCCCTTTATTTTCTGTGTTTTGTGCTGTAGCCTTAATATTCACAGAAGCAAAATCCGTTAGAGAAAAAGCGGAGGACAAAGTAAGGAGAAGAGCGGATAAAAGTTTTGCAGAACTACTAGAAGTATTGCAAAAAAGAGAGGACATTGTTAGCCAAATATTTGAACATTTAAAACAACAAAAAAATAATGAAAACAATTCTACAACTAATTCTTAG
- a CDS encoding DUF1353 domain-containing protein translates to MKILFLQKIKGVKWFEKLPKSKEFPRHYITLIDLEIQLSDGYILKIPKGFVWDGASVPSWLHWLFPPIDEGALADLIHDKLWTEKQQQFEYFGYNIYKARKFADDERLLWRKALAPKRKIFNWISHKVIRLLGGFFYSQQLKIPK, encoded by the coding sequence ATGAAAATACTTTTCCTACAAAAAATAAAAGGGGTCAAATGGTTTGAGAAACTTCCAAAATCTAAGGAATTTCCAAGGCATTACATAACCCTTATTGATTTAGAAATACAACTATCTGATGGATATATTCTCAAAATACCAAAAGGATTTGTTTGGGACGGTGCGAGTGTACCAAGTTGGCTACACTGGCTATTCCCACCCATTGACGAAGGAGCTTTAGCAGACCTTATCCACGACAAGTTATGGACAGAGAAACAACAGCAGTTTGAATATTTTGGATACAACATCTACAAAGCTCGGAAGTTTGCCGATGATGAGCGACTACTCTGGAGAAAAGCACTCGCTCCAAAAAGAAAAATATTCAACTGGATAAGTCATAAAGTGATACGATTATTGGGCGGTTTCTTCTACTCACAACAACTTAAAATACCAAAATAA